Part of the Juglans regia cultivar Chandler unplaced genomic scaffold, Walnut 2.0 Scaffold_644, whole genome shotgun sequence genome, TTTTTCTTATTTAACTGGTAGAGTAGTTTTTGCCTTTGCATGTGTTTGTTATGGCTGCTTTACATCATAAAGAGcgaaaaactgtttttcctcctTGGACGTTTGAGAATTCTGTTTCATTTTTgtcaaaaactgtttttcctcctTGGACGTTTGAGAATTCTGTTTCATTTTTGTCAACAATTCTGAGAGTTTGCcaataatttgtttatatatatcattagatTTCCTGTTCTGtcgaatattttcaaactttattaCTGTTATGCAGCGTATAAGGATCGCCAATCATTTCAATCGAGAAGTTTTTCTGAAACCGAGTTGAAGGCACTAAAGAAGAAGAGTTTACACTGGTGTGGTCATAATCCCCTCACTGTCTTTCTatgatttgtttttatgttGCTTGTGAACTGACTTCTTGAATTCCTTCCTTGAGCCTAGTTGAAGACGAAATGACATGATAGTGATCAGGACTAATCGAACCCTTACTGTTTGAACCTTAAAAACTCCGTGTAAAATAGTGATCAGACAAATTGAGGGTCAAAAGAGTTGAAAATAAGCcatagatattttatgaaaatggaTACTTCGTTAAAAAATTGCTGAAAGCAATAAACAGTACAGATTTAAATGAGGAATCtacaattttatattgtttaacAAACTCAGGATCTGATTGCCTCCAAACTTTACTCTGTTCAATAACTTTGCAATGTTGGGCCAGTGAGTGTGCTGCACCATTTGCGTCTCTTCCGTTATGTCTGACTTCTATTTACAAAGATCTATGACTTCAGCTAGCAAGGCTTCTTGATGAGACATGTTCATATTTGTTGCATTCAGTCGATCCACTATAGTTTTTATAGTCACTTTCAATAATAATCTTTGGGGTACCCAAATGAAAGGTAGACTGCAGCCCTCATAGAACTTCTAGTGCCTCTATACTTTCCACTTCTTGTTCCCCATATTCAGCTTTGCAAATTGCCATTAAGACTTGACCTTGTTCATCTCGGAGAATAGCATGAATGCCAGATTTATTTTGTTCTATAAAGATAGTTCCATCCACAAATTGAGGGTCAAAATGGTTGAAAATAAGCCATACATAATCCTGTTTTTGTtggtactaaatatttttcttttagaatctAATGAGAACTGCTTTTGATTGCacatattttacattaaagTTCCTTTCTTGCTTTCACAGtggagattataattttatcagaaTTTTTGAATTATCCAATAATGGTTGGAGAAAAGAAAGTCTGTAGGCATCAGTGGGTTTGAAGTTATTCATTTCAATTGATTCTTTCTAGTTTAGATGCATTTTTCTTTGGAATATGGTGTGCGAATTGTTTCTTATTCATTTATTGTTCAGTTCTGGAAAAAATGATTACTCGAACAGTGGATCTCCGGTCTGACACAGTCACCAAACCAACTGAAGCAATGCGGGCTGCTATGGCGACTGCTGTGGTTGATGATGACGTTTTGCACCATGACCCAACTGCTTTATGCTTGGAAACAGAAATGGCAAGGATCACGGGGAAGGAGGCAGCCCTATTTGTTCCCTCAGGCACAATGGGTAATCTAATTAGTGTGCTTGTTCATTGCGACACTAGGGGAAGTGAAGTCATTCTTGGAGACAATTCCCATATCCACATTTATGAGAATGGTGGCATTTCAACAATTGGAGGTGTGCATCCAAGGACTGTAAAGAACAACCAAGATGGAACAATGgatattgatttaattgaaGCTGCCATTAGAGATCCAGGAGGGGTGCTCGTGTACCCTACTACAAGGCTTATCTGCTTGGAAAACACGCATGCAAAGTAAGGATTATTATACTTATCAAAGAGTTATGTCTGCCTTGTGGTAGATAATGATACCCTAACCACTTTTTATAATCGATGTCTTAAATGAATATATTGGGAGATTCCACATTGTGTGCTGTGAAAGCTGGTTTTTCTAGGGGAAATTAAAAGGAAATCAGTTACCTGTACTTTCACTTTTTAAAAcctgaatttttaatataataaactCAACACCTGTACTTCTACAcattaaatttaagaaatgaaaaaaaaacatcgaaaaaaaattgtttcacatgttcacatataattaaaaatataataataaaaaatataaaagattggAGGCATCCCCTGTCACCCCATGGGGTGGCCTCCTGCAGGGTGGTGGAGAGGCCCTGGGAGGGGAGGAGATCCCCTCTGCCTCCACTTGTGTGGTGTTGGTATGGGGTGGGTGGGAGGGGTCATGCCTCCACTGCACAGGGGGAGGAGTGAGGATCCCCCAACCTGCTCACCACGTAGGGAAAGAAGAATGGGAGACCACCCTGCGCATCAACCATGCCAGTGGAGGCACCGTAGGTAGGAGAGATCCCCTTCTCTGCCCTCAGTCCCTTTCTTTATTCACTTTTACTTTATctaatttttcacttttttttgtaaaacacaTACATATTTCCGACATGTTAGATGAAGTATCTGTCAGCATTGGcgttttattttgttggaaaACATCTAAGGGTATTGAATTTAACATGCCGGTAGAGGTGCCATGTGGTGGGAGGGATCCTCTCCACCACCACCCTTGGTGccgtgcttttttttttctttctttaagtttcttttattttatttttctatgtaaaaaatacaatacatgTTACTGGCATGTTCAACGTGACTGTCATCTTCGGCATCTTATTTGTTGGAATATGCCTGCTGGTATTGTCTTAACATGTTTAAAAGCACAGGTGTTAAATTTATCCAATTAAAATCTCGGGTCTCAAAAGTAAATTGTGAAAAAGCACTGGTACCTGGTTTCTTGGTTCTCCTTCGTTTGATGTTTTGCCTGCCTCTACATGCATGCTATATGAAATATATGCTTTTTTTGACACCAATTATTAGGGACCTGTGTGCTCATGCAGTTGTAATGCACAAATTTTATTGGGTTGAAAGGCATGGTAAACTGCCCTGCAGATGCAGAGTTGGCGATTTCTCTGTTAACAGTTAATTCTATTacttttgttatcattttttttatggttgtattGTCCAATGAAACTAGTTCTTGTTTCGaggcttcttcaaatttcatctgAACCGATGATATTTTCTTTCCCAAGGGCAATCTTCCCTCAATTAAAGTTAATTGTACATAActttaattgctaatttgtaAAGACATGCTTCCTTACATCACAGGATAAAATGCTACTCATGCTTCCATATAGCTTTAATTTGTATTGAATATATAGGGGAAGGATATGAAATTTAGCATAGCTTTGACAGTAGCTCATTATTAAGTATTTCTAATTTCTTcacctcatttttttccattCTTCAGTCTTTAGGATcacataatgattttgttatgcTCATCCCTCACTTCTACATGTACGGAGGTTTGATTGAACTGAGTtagttttaactttaatttttcaatgtcCAGACAAATATAGCTTGTGCTCTCAGTTTTGGGACTTGGACTGCTAAATGTATTATCATTCCAGTTCTCAAGTCAATTTGGATGTGTGTggctttgaaaagaaaaagttaaattcttcATGTGGCATGATGTTTCATTCCATGTTTGCACGTAACTTCAGAGTGTGGAAGCAGTGCAGTCAGCTGCATTAATTTCAGTTTTAGGATTTTCAGAAGTCTGGAAAGTAGCATAATAATGAATTTCACATTCTTGTTCTCTTTGTTTATTCATACTCAGCTCAATATCCTAGGAGGCTCATATGAATGTAAGATAACTGAAGTCGTCTCTCATGGACTTTTGGTCAAACCTGTCTGCTCTTGATGTGAAACATTGATCATAACATTCAAGactttttttatagtattaacACTTCATTAAAGGGTACAATCCAAGTACCGAGTAAGTATACAAGAAATAAAACTATCTAGaaggagaaaaatatataagaaaaagggTAATGCTACAAACCACACTCCTTTCGGGTTGTTCTTGtattactttcatttttttagttCAGGCCAGAACGAGACATATTTTTGCAGGAACATTACTTTGTAATCCTTGGTCAGGTTGATGGGAAGGGATGTATAAAGATCCATGCTTTATATTATTACTACCTAAAAAGCTATATTTTGTTGTTGCAATCAGTCTAGAATCCACGTTCAAAAGTACCTGAAACTACACTCAGCACAGTATGGAATTTTCTGAGAAATTTAAGCAGTAGCTCTACTTTGagcaaattatattataagtattaCACTAATTGCTCTTGAATCTATGAACTGTATTGCTGAGGAATATGAACTTTTCTTCCACATGGTGTTTCTTTTTTCCCTATCAATTTATTGAACCAtcaatatgtttttcttttcactttttaacTGTAATGACTGTGTATTCTGTGATTGTAATGCCTTACGAGTGGCATCTCTACTAAATGTAGCTCTGGAGGTAGATGTCTGTCTGTAGAATATGTAGACAAAGTTGGAGAGCTAGCCAAAAAGCATGGTTTGAAGCTTCATATTGATGGGGCCCGCATTTTTAATGCATCGGttgtaagtaaaattttttGCATGTGTTTAGTTTGTCATTGCGTGTTATTGTGTGGTATGTTCGACATCCATGTGGAGGTAAGTAAGTACGTCCCTGGAGTTGTGATTTAGTCCATATGATGTGCTAGAAAGCCCTATGGAAGCTTAAATTTTGCTGTGCAAAATGGTCAAGTACCTTAgagcacactttttttttcctaccttTACCATTTTCCCACATATGTTGAACCTCATCCTCAAACAGGTTAACACACTTAAATGCTGGAAAAGATTCTCACACTCATGAATACAACTGCTACAATATGCTGTATGATATCTCTTGAAGCAAACTGCGGCATAGCATCATGAAAGGGGCCATCATAGAAATTTGTGAGCTAACCTGCTCGAGGATGACAATATGAATTATAGTGCACTGTCTAAAATTAGCTATTGTGCATTGGCTAATTCCACTCTTACGAGGGGGGCCATCATAGAAATTTGTCACTTTGTAATAGTTGATATATGGAAAACGTGATCTTAATGTTCCTATAATTGCTACCATGCGGTGGCAGCtgcttatttttttcatctacttGTTCTAGGATATGGATAATTTACCTTGGAGTGCCTGTTATGATGCTTCAGAGGCATTTATCTGCCATATTTTCTACATTCTTCACTTCTAAGTAAATGCATATATCTTCTATGTAAATTTGAGCTGAACATTCCTTTTCATTGTGAATGATGATTTTGGATCAATCTCTATTTCTGATGCCAATTGTCTTTCTTCAACAAATTGTGAAGTATATACTATATGAGTTTCTAATCCAGAAACATTGGTATGCCAGGCACTCGGCATTCCTGTTCATAGGCTGGTGCAAGCTGCTGACTCCGTTTCGGTATGGTTGCCTTGTGTGGGCATTCTTAGATCTTTTTATTCTGCAAGTTTTCAGTATTATCACTTGTTGATATTACTTGCAACTTAATTCTGAAGTTCATTATTTATTAGACCACATATTGCCAATGCTTTTGTCTCATTTAAATTTGTGAACCAGGTATGCCTGTCAAAGGGTCTGGGTGCTCCAGTTGGATCTGTTATTGTTGGCTCCAGAAGCTTTATTGCCAAGGTACCAACGAAAATTATATGGTTAGAAGTATCAGCAGCTCCTTAGATCTATTAGAAAACTTACTTAGCATCAAACTCTTCTGTTTCCACCTGTTAGGCCAAAATACTTCGGAAAACCTTAGGTGGTGGGATGAGACAGGTTGGGATCCTTTGCGCTGCTGCTTTGGTAGCTGTACAAGAAAATGTTGTAAAGCTTGAAGGCGATCACAAGAAAGCTAAGATTTTAGCAGGTTGGTACTTAGTATTCTAGTGTACTTGTTTCATATTGCATTATCGTTGCTGGGAAGAATAATTATTCCCCTGGCTCTTTATTTCtatgttctctctcaaaaattCCAGAAGGACTGAGTCAAATCAAAGGAATAAAAGTCGATGTTGCTTCAGTGGAGACCAATATTGTAAGTATCTTAGttatgtgaattttggttgtttttcTATGTAATCAAAACTCTTGAGATTCTAGTTTACATAATTTAAGATTGGGAAGTTGCTGAACCAAGTATTAAGTGGTTAAGAAACTAGTTTACTGAATCTAGTTTTTATTATCAAGTAGCTTTGTGTACGCTTGCTCAATAACAAATCATATTGAAAGTGGGACACATGCAAATCTGCTTCATGCAAAGGTTTGAGCACAACTTTGCACAAGATTTGTTCCGACAGGATTATAATCGGAACCACTATAACACTTCTGGAGGATTAATTGTTTCTCCTTGTGATCTCtcacattttatcttttttttgggggggggggggtccaTATAGAATGATTTAAGTCACTTGACACTTCAGGTTGAGTTCATTTGTTCATTTGTATATTACATATTAGTGCTTTTCTTGATCTCATTCATATAAGCTGAACATGTACTAATACATACTTTTGCTTTGGTACATCACCAGATATATTTTGACATAGATGAAAGCTCAAAGTTCACAGCAGAAAAACTGTGCGAGTACTTAGAAGAACATGGTATACTCGTGACGCAAGAGGGCCCATTAAGGTCTGGTTTCCTCACAAAAAGCAGCTTAAATCCATGAATTCCTTCGTAGTTCGTCTTTtcgttgttttttttaagtccaaCTCATGGATTTAGTTTTTTCAACAAATATAAGCTTAAAAGAAGTAAGCACGTGTGTTCATATCAAgtgatatttttatgattattgaTTGTGTGTCCAAGCAGAAAGAGGGGTGTGTTGTTCTAGGATCTACGCAATAAACCAGAGAACTTGACTAATTACTGAAGATGTAGGAGGGCCTCACTTTGTGGGTTTTACGTACAAAATTTCTTAATGGAAAAGCTAAAGTTTTCACCTTTTAGTTTCAAcatgttatttcattttctctgtTTGTTGCATGTCAAAAATAGAGGCAAGACTTTCAATGCATGTTCAGTTCAGATGCTCTGATATGGCACATTTTCTTTGATCCCGTTTATAAAGTTAGACAGTAGTTGTTTTTGTTAGACAGGAAAATGAATCAAATGATGATGTTGGTGTTGGTGTTTTTGCTGTTTCAGGATCAGGATTGTCCTCCACCACCAAATTTCTGAAAGTGATGTGCAATACACCTTGTCATACTTTCAGGTGATCCACCTCCCACCCTTCACTAGTTTGTTcctaaaattttgtaatttacaCTTGCATTTGAATTTCGCAGCATGCTCTATCTGGTGTTCAAGATCAAAATGGCATCTAGTGGGAGAATTTGTCATCACTCTCTTCCTTCTCAAGAAGCCCATTGGGTTTTCTAAACTCGAATAATttcgtatttattatttttatttaaataaagcAGCTCGTGAAAATGTCCGAACTTTCGTGAACAATAAAATACGTCTTGATGAAAAGTTCGATCGCAACTTGTGttcgaataaaaattaaatgaatgaaatttgACTATTTACTATTTGTTAATCGACTCGTTTATATATGTACTCTTTATATAgttttattgaactttttattctatttgcTTTTAAGATTAATTTAGTTGGTCCTTCTATTAAACaactaaattattaactatGTTGACCTGTATGTCACACGTCATacaactacaaaaaataaaaaactaaaaactacaaagaaaattTGGAGTTTAAGAAAAGGAGAGCGAGAGATAGGGAATCATTGAGTAAGAATGTAGTGTCACTTGAGAGTCCGAGACTCCAGTTCTATTAAGCAAGAGTAGAAATCGGTTTTAAcaatttttgagataaaaccagttttcaaaaataaataaataaagttgaaagttgaataaaatattatgagaatattatttattaatattattattattttgagatttgataaagttgaatttagacttgaaaaaattgaattgtttattttattttatgtaaaaattttaaaaaaaattgtaatgatgagatgagatgaaatcaaacACTCTGAATCCAAATGAGTTCATTGAAATCACTTTTTGGTATAACTTTTTCAAGTACATccaaataccaaaaatatttccagaattttaatgcaaaacaaatgaaGTAATCAGATCATATTGGAATCTTCTAATACATCAGCCTTCACTTCTCCAACACCACAACACGGGATGAtgtggatttttatttatttttttctttcttcaagtaAAACGAACGTTTTGCTGTGCTTGTCTTCCTACGCAAGCCAATTCGAATTTTTGCTCTCCCTGCATCGCCCTCTCCCGCGTTACTTCTGTCTCGTTCGTCCCGTCACAGTGTTGTGCCGCTGCCCACGCCGACCGGCCAAACAAACTCCGATCGTCCGCCACCATCTCGCTTGCATGTcacatttctctctctccctgcgTCACCATCTCGCTTGCATCTCGCTGCATTGGTTAGTTTTGGAGTTATTTTACAGGATCTTTCTTccaagtgtttgtgtttgtttgcATAGAAGTAATGATTGAAATCTTATTGTATTTGTCTGTCTTCCTTGTTTGGGTTTTCCTATACAAAgcaatgtaatttttttggtaggtttatatatatagaaggatTGGGTGGGGATTGTGGTAGCTCTTAACTGATTAttgagatggttttggttcaAGTTTGAACCTTTTTTATGTCCCTTGCattttttgaattgattttgtttaatttgaagaATCCTTATTTGAGCTTATGTTATTATACTTGAGAATGTATATGGGTTTGTTCTAGTCTAACGATATttagggtgcgtttggatgttgaagtgagttgagttgagataataaaatattgttagaatattatttattattattattattattttgagatttgaaaaagttaaattgtttattatattttgtgttggaatttgaaaaagttgtaatgatgagttgagatgagttgagagttttagttccaaacgaagcctagtGTTTTATTACTTGTTGGGTATACGATAGTTCTAGTCTACCCGAGCTTTTGGTTTAAATGAAGTGATCATGTGGGCTCGTTTCCATAATCTTTTTCTTAAATCATGGAATTTTATATCAAAACTTGGAAAAAGCGAATGACAAAGCATATTTGTACATGGTATTTGCGTCGTTAGTGATGATATTCAAGGCTCAATGGAGATTCCTATGTCTACTTCATATCAAATGAGATACAAGTATTGTTTAactatcaacatttttttaagtgtacatgatttaaatttattagcgGTGAGATAATCAGTTTTAATATTTCTTGTTATTCTAAAACTTCATTATGACTCAGTTGAAATAACGTGATggataaaaagaaagatgaaaggCCACCTAGGCCTTCTACATCAATCCCACCGGCACAGGTATGATACACACTGGTCATATAGAAATGTCCATGTATTTGATATTTCCAATTagttaatgaatttttatttgtgcATTATAGGGATATTGTGGTCCAGGAAATTTGTACTACTcgtcatttatatatacatatgcatggGATAGCCAGGTAGATTTCCTTAtaagctttttaaaaaaaattgtggacgTGCATTTGAGTTGTTCTAACGTCGTGCCTAATTACAGCCCCCCATCAATGCCACATTTTGGACCAACGATGCTCTATCCTTTGTCGAGTAATGCAGAGGAGTTGGGAcgagttcaaaatattatctTCATAAATTCCTTTCgaacttttaaaatatatatttttttctttcatgcatttgGCTCGTTCTAACATCGTATTAAATTACAGCCCCCATCAATGCCACCTTTGGACCAACGATGCTCAACCCTTCATTCAGTAATGCGGACGAGTCGGGTtgagttcaaaatattatccTGGTAAATTCCAttcgaactttcaaaatatatattttttttctttcatgcatttgGCTCATTCTAACCTCTCCTAATTACAGCCCCCCCAATGCCACATTTTGGACTAACGATGCTCTATCCTCCGTCGAGTAATGCGGAGGAGTTGGGAtgagttcaaaatattatcattgTAAATTCCTTTTGAACTTTCAAAACATACCAGCTTCTTTTACTCATTTAACAAGCAACAAAAATCTCGTGCACTAATAAGGATTGTTCCAAAATACAGTCTTTTTCCCATTAATCAAACTGTTGAAAGTGGTACCACTGAAGTATATACATTGAACATAATACAACAAGTCTAGAACTTAAATTACACAAGTTATATACattgaacataaaatataacaaccaCTTTACAAAACACTTCACAAAAATGTGAACATAATATAGCAATCACTTTACAAAACACTTCACAAAAAtgtgaacataatataacaaCCACTTTACAAAACACTTCACAAAAACGTCAGCTTCCCTACTTCTACTCATCAACCTGATTTTTTCCAACTACATTGAGTCTCAATCATTGAAACGCCAAACTGGGGGCCAGGAAAGCTATCCGGCTAGGTTCCATCTACCTCAAGTTGCATCTATGAACGtaatataaatagttaaaaatgaacataatataacaaaTTCAATCACTTCAGCAAAACTGACAGAATAAACCAAGATTAATTACATTTTCTTGAGTATTAATCACTGAAACGCCAAACTGGGGGCCGGGCAAGCTATCTGGCTGGGTTCCATCTACCCCAAGTTGCATCTATGAATGCAATATAAACAGTTAAAaatgaacataatataataaattcaatCACTTTAGAGAAACTGACAGAATAAACTATGATTAAGTACACTTTCTTGAGTCTCAATCATTGCAACGCCAAACTAGGTTCCAATGGACTCCAACACTTCAACAGTGTTTTGGGGCAGCTaacaatagataaaaaaaaattagatcaaaGTAACCAATAAAGGGACACAATTAACATGTGCTCGCCACTAGTACTGATCACCATCATATTACAAGTTcttgtacaaaaataaatgcatgTAGAAAAGAAAACCAGTAGGAGAAGAATTAAGCAGCAACTACAATATACAATAACCAACACAACAAAGATAAATGCCAATTTGCTAACATAACAAGTGAGTGATTCAAAGCCAATTTAAAGGAACGACATCAAAATTAAAAGGGTTATTAGAGAAAAATCAAGCCAAGAAAAGAGCTCACACGAAGTGATCAGTAATAGGTATGTAACCTGAAAGAGAGCACTTTCTTCGTTCCCAACAATTATTTAGCCAAATAAATTCCTACAAGTGTCAACAACTTCGCTACCTCTTCCATGTGGCTATGAAATGGGGGAAACACCATATTACATCtaacaaaaaattacacaaGATAAATGGCTAATGCATGGACTGCAAAGTTACATTGAGTTTACCTGTTTACGTTTTTCCTTATGCTTTCTTCATCGTGGGTTTGTGCACTCTCTCAATCATTGATTTTTTCAGGAGAGATGGTGGTCTGTCTTTACCTCTCACAACATGGGGGCTAAGTACCTTTTTCGAACTCCCAATTGTATTTTCATCGACAACTATAACTGCAACATTGGAACGGGTTTGTTGCGATGACCTATTGGTGCGGTAGACCTCGTTCATTGCAGTTAACTCAACAATCATATCCTCAATATGGTCATCACATGACGCTGCATTTGTTGCCATGTCGTAACTCATCTTGATTATACGTGCATATCTGCTCACTTTTGGCCTTGCATCAGCTACGTCATAATTACTTTTCACAACAATGTATCTCCTTTATATGTGcttcctccatcgatccaaTATGTACTTCTTTGGTACAGAACGAATATGGTTAATTTTGAAAATGGCTAATACATGTGTACATAGGATCcctctcatctcaaataatCCGCAGGAACACTTAGCCTCGCATGAGTCTCATTAAAGTACACACGATGAGTAACCTCCTTGATGAAACCATCAACAcaaactttttcttttacatgaTATATTGCAATTACACCATCACTTTGGTGTAAAATTGGAAGACAACCGAGCATCCCCATTATCTCTTGCTGaacttctttaaatttagaGTTCGTGTACAACTTTTGAAATATGTTCCCAAGTGGATTGACTGATACCACAGGTATTGTGACATTAAATGAGTGGAAGTTCACcccattttcattctcaatcttcttcctTAGTATTAATCGaaaaactcttttaaatttGTCCTAGCATGAACATACCCATTAaagaaagcattcatgctctTGCTTCATtgggttgtactcattccagcccagaaCACATCTTTCAGGAATACCAATGCCCAATACGTATGCTCCGTGTATAAACTCTGCAATCAGGCATGGTCCTGCAAGTTGTATGTCGTAATTAACActtcccaacatttctcaaatttgtaaatttt contains:
- the LOC118346050 gene encoding probable low-specificity L-threonine aldolase 1, whose product is MITRTVDLRSDTVTKPTEAMRAAMATAVVDDDVLHHDPTALCLETEMARITGKEAALFVPSGTMGNLISVLVHCDTRGSEVILGDNSHIHIYENGGISTIGGVHPRTVKNNQDGTMDIDLIEAAIRDPGGVLVYPTTRLICLENTHANSGGRCLSVEYVDKVGELAKKHGLKLHIDGARIFNASVALGIPVHRLVQAADSVSVCLSKGLGAPVGSVIVGSRSFIAKAKILRKTLGGGMRQVGILCAAALVAVQENVVKLEGDHKKAKILAEGLSQIKGIKVDVASVETNIIYFDIDESSKFTAEKLCEYLEEHGILVTQEGPLRIRIVLHHQISESDVQYTLSYFQHALSGVQDQNGI